The following proteins are co-located in the Lacticaseibacillus paracasei subsp. paracasei genome:
- the rsmG gene encoding 16S rRNA (guanine(527)-N(7))-methyltransferase RsmG produces the protein MDPAAFVQALADHGIVLNDHQQDQFAAYYQYLISENEKMNLTGITAEGDVYLKHFYDSLTLALVLPELQTQVMSVCDVGAGAGFPSIPLKIAFPQLKITIVDSLQKRIGFLERLTARLELTDVQLFHDRAETFGAKKSPHRASFDLVTARAVAALDVLAELCLPLVKPQGRFVAMKAAATPAELIAAKPAIGLLGGKLAQDAALTLPETGDPRHLLVIDKVKPTPNKYPRKPGIPNKQPLGGA, from the coding sequence ATGGATCCAGCAGCTTTTGTCCAAGCCTTGGCTGATCACGGGATCGTTTTAAACGATCACCAACAGGATCAGTTTGCGGCATACTATCAGTATCTGATCAGTGAGAATGAAAAAATGAATCTGACTGGCATTACAGCTGAAGGGGACGTCTACCTCAAACACTTCTACGATTCACTAACGCTTGCGTTGGTGCTACCTGAGCTTCAGACACAAGTAATGTCAGTTTGTGATGTGGGTGCTGGGGCAGGTTTCCCATCAATTCCGTTAAAAATTGCGTTCCCGCAACTCAAAATCACCATCGTGGATTCTTTACAAAAGCGAATTGGCTTTCTCGAACGATTAACGGCGCGTTTGGAGCTGACAGATGTTCAGCTCTTTCATGACCGCGCCGAAACTTTTGGTGCCAAAAAATCGCCACACCGTGCCAGTTTTGATTTGGTCACGGCTCGTGCGGTTGCGGCATTGGATGTCTTGGCTGAGCTCTGTTTGCCACTAGTAAAGCCGCAAGGTCGCTTTGTGGCCATGAAAGCCGCGGCGACACCCGCAGAATTAATTGCGGCCAAGCCAGCGATTGGCTTACTTGGCGGCAAATTGGCCCAAGATGCTGCGTTGACGTTGCCGGAAACCGGCGATCCACGTCATTTGCTGGTCATCGACAAAGTTAAACCAACACCAAACAAATATCCGCGCAAGCCGGGGATACCGAATAAGCAACCTTTGGGAGGTGCATAA
- a CDS encoding sulfite exporter TauE/SafE family protein, translating into MEQMIMLMVTGLLGGILGAVLGIGGGMIITPILTMLMGLPIQYAIGASIVSVIATSSGATIAYLKDEMLNLRVAMFLEIATTVGAVIGAVVTGLVDGKVLYVLFGALLIFSAFNMIRKMRLKEPEERQSKPDEIANKLRLNGAYFDKATGKEINYTVTNVPGGFAMMFGAGIASGLLGIGSGAFKVIAMDTIMHMPLKPSSATSNLMMGVTAAASATVYYFGGQLQPQIAAPLAIGILIGATVGSRIMPMLPTKVLRLIFIPVIGYMGIQMALKGFGVNI; encoded by the coding sequence ATGGAACAAATGATAATGTTAATGGTCACCGGTTTACTTGGCGGTATTCTCGGTGCCGTGCTTGGCATCGGCGGTGGGATGATTATTACACCGATTTTGACGATGTTGATGGGGTTGCCAATTCAATATGCCATCGGTGCTAGTATTGTATCGGTTATCGCTACCAGCTCAGGCGCCACCATTGCTTACTTAAAAGATGAGATGCTAAACTTGCGCGTTGCGATGTTTCTAGAAATTGCGACCACCGTTGGCGCAGTTATTGGTGCCGTTGTCACTGGTCTTGTGGACGGCAAAGTCTTATACGTCTTGTTCGGCGCCTTGCTGATTTTTTCTGCATTCAACATGATTCGTAAAATGCGGCTGAAGGAGCCTGAAGAGCGCCAGTCAAAACCAGATGAGATTGCGAATAAACTGCGATTGAATGGCGCGTATTTTGACAAGGCGACTGGTAAAGAAATCAATTATACTGTGACAAATGTGCCAGGCGGATTTGCTATGATGTTCGGGGCTGGCATTGCCTCTGGGTTGTTAGGCATTGGCAGCGGTGCTTTTAAAGTGATTGCTATGGATACGATCATGCATATGCCGCTAAAGCCATCAAGTGCCACGAGTAATCTGATGATGGGGGTTACGGCAGCAGCAAGTGCGACAGTGTACTATTTTGGCGGACAATTGCAGCCGCAAATCGCGGCACCGCTCGCTATCGGTATTTTGATTGGGGCAACCGTTGGCTCACGCATCATGCCGATGCTACCAACAAAAGTCTTACGTCTGATTTTTATTCCTGTTATTGGCTACATGGGTATTCAGATGGCACTTAAAGGATTCGGGGTGAACATCTGA
- a CDS encoding DUF969 domain-containing protein, with protein sequence MEYLKLLGIVIIVVGFALKWDTTAVVVLAAVVTAVFSGMSIPAFLTTLGQSFVDKRMVSLFFLTLPMIGLVESHGLKEVAVNGIQKLKKLTPSRILNIYLVIRELGGVFGISLSGQVQFVRPLITPMVTAAAETKRKLTDKDIDLIKARSAATDNFGNFFAQNLFVATAGVLLIASTMKSLNHPVEPMQVVLASIPVALITLVIVAIYNRWFDRQFEQQSHKGGK encoded by the coding sequence ATGGAATACTTAAAATTACTTGGCATTGTCATTATCGTTGTCGGGTTTGCATTGAAGTGGGACACGACAGCGGTAGTGGTTTTGGCAGCAGTTGTGACAGCAGTTTTTTCGGGCATGAGCATCCCGGCTTTTCTGACCACACTTGGGCAGAGCTTTGTCGATAAACGCATGGTGTCGTTATTTTTTCTGACCCTGCCGATGATTGGGTTAGTGGAAAGCCACGGTCTCAAGGAAGTTGCCGTCAATGGCATTCAGAAGCTAAAGAAATTGACACCCAGTCGTATTTTGAATATTTATCTTGTGATTCGCGAGTTAGGTGGTGTCTTTGGTATCTCGTTATCTGGTCAAGTGCAGTTCGTACGACCGTTGATCACGCCGATGGTAACGGCGGCGGCTGAAACCAAACGTAAGCTAACAGATAAAGATATCGACCTTATTAAGGCGCGTTCTGCGGCGACTGACAACTTTGGCAATTTCTTTGCGCAGAACCTGTTTGTTGCAACAGCGGGTGTCTTGTTGATCGCGAGCACGATGAAGAGCCTCAATCATCCAGTTGAGCCGATGCAGGTCGTTTTAGCATCCATTCCAGTGGCATTGATCACGTTGGTCATTGTGGCTATCTACAATCGCTGGTTTGATCGCCAATTTGAACAGCAGTCGCATAAGGGAGGCAAATGA
- a CDS encoding pyridoxamine 5'-phosphate oxidase family protein: MATLTQDMKDMIGAQLNYLATADENGNPQVGPKGTMRVFDDHHLIYNEETGKQAWHNLQYSKKAAVATVDYKALKGFRFEGTVEFHHDDKIFEDAQAFAKAHHLPAAISAVLINVDRIYKLDAGPNAGDVIEG; encoded by the coding sequence ATGGCAACTTTGACACAAGATATGAAAGACATGATCGGCGCACAATTGAACTATTTGGCTACTGCCGATGAAAATGGTAATCCACAAGTGGGTCCCAAAGGCACGATGCGTGTCTTCGATGATCATCACCTGATTTACAACGAAGAGACAGGTAAGCAGGCATGGCATAATTTGCAGTATTCTAAGAAGGCTGCGGTTGCGACGGTTGATTACAAGGCACTCAAGGGTTTTCGTTTTGAAGGGACCGTTGAATTCCATCATGATGACAAGATCTTTGAAGATGCTCAGGCATTCGCGAAGGCACATCATCTGCCAGCAGCCATCAGTGCCGTTTTGATTAATGTTGATCGTATCTATAAACTGGATGCCGGTCCTAATGCTGGCGATGTGATTGAAGGTTGA
- a CDS encoding flavodoxin domain-containing protein → MKAIILYASITGNAKGMARIEQQFFEHYGWDVTLGEMIQTDPTTIKDYDVLVLATYTWTGGVIPEETEDFYEDLSKLDFSAKPLVFGVLGTGDPYYGKDYNTAPELFEAVLAASGAVQGADPVKIALNVKQEEMPQFAAFTKSLIAKAEALQADK, encoded by the coding sequence ATGAAGGCAATCATTTTATATGCATCGATTACAGGCAATGCCAAGGGAATGGCACGGATCGAGCAGCAGTTCTTTGAACATTATGGTTGGGATGTGACCCTTGGTGAAATGATTCAAACCGACCCAACGACGATCAAGGATTACGATGTATTGGTTTTGGCCACTTATACATGGACTGGCGGCGTTATTCCGGAAGAAACCGAAGACTTTTACGAGGATCTCAGCAAGCTTGATTTTTCTGCTAAGCCGTTGGTATTTGGCGTGCTTGGCACAGGCGATCCGTATTATGGTAAAGATTACAATACCGCGCCAGAGTTGTTTGAAGCCGTGTTGGCGGCAAGTGGGGCGGTTCAAGGAGCTGACCCTGTGAAAATCGCCTTAAATGTCAAGCAAGAGGAGATGCCCCAGTTTGCAGCATTTACCAAAAGCCTGATAGCCAAGGCTGAGGCGCTTCAAGCTGATAAGTGA
- a CDS encoding LBP_cg2779 family protein, translated as MAEKDQISAFSREIIDFQRKNHLTDTEMALNSHVSVEHIHNIKSMREMPDSSVVATLKDYMEHKPSGK; from the coding sequence TTGGCTGAAAAAGATCAAATCAGTGCATTTTCACGGGAGATTATTGACTTCCAGCGCAAAAATCATCTAACAGACACAGAGATGGCGCTAAACAGCCACGTATCAGTTGAACATATCCACAATATTAAATCCATGCGTGAGATGCCGGATTCTTCCGTCGTCGCCACACTGAAGGATTACATGGAACATAAGCCAAGCGGCAAATAA
- a CDS encoding DUF1634 domain-containing protein, whose product MDKKLKTEIDDVEIMIGKVMQIGVVLSALVIILGLLLLLVTGSTGYATDVHPTRVGDILSGTLALKPYAVLMTGIFLLILTPVLRVVVSIYAFAVEHDRLYVWITTIVLIILLGAMTIGYLGNR is encoded by the coding sequence ATGGACAAAAAACTCAAAACTGAAATTGATGACGTTGAAATCATGATCGGTAAGGTCATGCAGATTGGGGTCGTTTTGTCGGCCTTGGTGATTATTCTTGGCCTGCTTTTATTGTTAGTCACTGGCTCAACGGGATACGCGACCGACGTTCATCCAACACGTGTTGGTGATATTTTATCTGGGACGCTGGCACTGAAGCCGTATGCGGTTTTGATGACGGGCATCTTCTTGCTGATCCTGACACCGGTGTTGCGAGTGGTCGTTTCGATTTACGCTTTTGCAGTTGAACACGATCGGTTATATGTATGGATTACGACGATTGTTTTGATTATCTTGCTGGGTGCGATGACAATTGGCTACTTGGGTAATCGGTAG
- a CDS encoding glutamine amidotransferase → MADKIKIAYLYEDLMNTYGDSGDVKILRYLLNQQGYQVDVDNVSLGDHFNADDYDFIFFGGGQDYEQTVVAKDLLRHAQTLGRYIENGKPMLAICGGYQLLGDYYKTSEGSVIKGLGILPLHTVFKPDSRMIGDTKYETEFGTVTAFENHSGRTYFDDKQKLKPLGKMIEGYGNNPEDGVEGMRYKNTIGSYSHGPILKNQNIAKAIANMIVKNHKARMGQPA, encoded by the coding sequence ATGGCGGATAAAATTAAAATCGCTTATCTTTATGAAGACCTCATGAACACATATGGCGACAGTGGCGATGTCAAAATTCTACGTTATTTATTAAATCAACAAGGTTACCAAGTCGATGTCGATAATGTCAGTCTTGGCGATCATTTTAATGCGGACGACTATGATTTTATCTTCTTCGGCGGTGGTCAGGACTATGAACAAACCGTGGTAGCCAAAGACCTATTGCGCCATGCCCAAACACTTGGCCGGTATATCGAAAATGGTAAACCGATGCTGGCAATCTGTGGCGGTTACCAGCTGCTTGGCGATTATTACAAAACTAGCGAAGGCTCAGTCATCAAAGGCCTCGGCATTTTGCCGCTGCACACAGTTTTCAAGCCAGACAGTCGCATGATCGGTGATACCAAGTACGAAACCGAGTTCGGGACAGTTACCGCATTTGAGAATCACAGTGGCCGGACTTATTTTGACGACAAGCAAAAGCTCAAACCGTTGGGCAAAATGATTGAAGGTTACGGGAATAACCCTGAAGACGGTGTCGAAGGTATGCGTTATAAAAATACCATTGGCAGCTACTCCCATGGTCCCATTTTGAAAAATCAAAATATTGCGAAGGCGATCGCCAATATGATTGTGAAAAATCACAAGGCACGGATGGGTCAGCCTGCATAA
- a CDS encoding NADPH-dependent F420 reductase, whose product MTIGIIGSGNVGRALGQLFSHVGEQVIISHRHGVASLAPVIAEMRSTVEAGTVADAAKQDIVVLAVPFNALPELPTSVDPKTIIIDATNYYPSRDGDQPALAAHQVTSSELVAKHFGTKKVVKAFNTIAMTKIRSLAKPSQPAGRIAIPIAGDDNAAKQTVTTLIKRIGFDVVDLGSLSDSYPAQADGPLFLFAGDADQVRAQVQH is encoded by the coding sequence ATGACTATCGGTATTATTGGATCAGGTAATGTCGGCCGGGCATTAGGCCAACTGTTTAGTCATGTTGGTGAGCAGGTGATTATTTCACATCGGCATGGTGTGGCATCATTGGCACCGGTCATTGCAGAGATGCGCTCGACGGTCGAAGCTGGGACCGTTGCTGACGCGGCTAAACAAGACATTGTCGTGCTGGCCGTGCCATTTAATGCGTTGCCGGAATTGCCGACAAGCGTGGATCCGAAGACGATTATTATTGATGCGACTAACTATTATCCTAGCCGCGATGGCGACCAGCCAGCACTGGCAGCACATCAAGTCACGTCATCAGAACTCGTTGCTAAACATTTTGGCACGAAAAAAGTGGTCAAGGCATTCAATACAATTGCGATGACTAAAATTCGTAGTCTTGCCAAGCCAAGTCAGCCAGCAGGAAGAATTGCCATTCCGATTGCCGGGGATGATAATGCCGCTAAGCAGACGGTCACGACATTGATCAAACGAATTGGGTTTGATGTTGTCGATCTCGGCAGTCTATCAGATAGCTATCCAGCACAGGCGGATGGACCGTTGTTCTTATTTGCTGGCGATGCTGATCAGGTTCGTGCTCAAGTGCAACACTAA
- a CDS encoding Asp23/Gls24 family envelope stress response protein, protein MDAVATPPVAASPAVTRETLMANSRLTFEDKVIEKIAALCAREIDGLLGMDGTMMDNLTETFSSGENITKGISAEVGEKQVAIDMDVFLAFDSDAQAIFKQLCEKISAQITRMTGLQLVELNLHVKDVLTKREWQKK, encoded by the coding sequence ATGGACGCAGTTGCAACACCGCCAGTAGCAGCATCACCAGCTGTTACACGAGAAACATTGATGGCCAATAGTCGATTGACGTTTGAAGATAAAGTGATTGAAAAAATCGCTGCGCTTTGTGCTCGAGAGATTGATGGCTTGCTAGGAATGGACGGAACGATGATGGACAATCTGACCGAAACCTTTTCTAGCGGCGAGAATATAACCAAAGGCATCTCAGCTGAAGTTGGCGAGAAACAAGTAGCGATTGATATGGATGTGTTTCTGGCATTTGACAGTGATGCGCAAGCTATTTTTAAACAACTCTGCGAAAAAATCAGTGCTCAGATTACCCGGATGACGGGCCTACAGCTAGTTGAACTCAATCTGCATGTCAAAGATGTACTGACTAAACGCGAGTGGCAAAAAAAATGA
- the pcp gene encoding pyroglutamyl-peptidase I, with translation MKILVTGFDTFGDDKINPAIEAVKRLPDEIAGAQIVKLEIPTKFNVSADVVKDAIAKEKPDYVLSIGQAGGRFELTPERVAINLDDGRIQDNAGYQPLNHTIHGDGENAYFTQLPIKAMAKAIREAGVPAAVSNTAGTYVCNHIFYQVQYMRDKMFPDIKAGFMHIPFLPEQVVTRPETPALSLDDDVLGITAAIKAIVARDGKGDIETIEGKNH, from the coding sequence ATGAAAATTCTTGTTACCGGATTTGATACCTTTGGCGACGATAAAATTAATCCTGCGATTGAAGCCGTGAAACGTTTGCCGGATGAAATTGCTGGGGCACAAATCGTTAAATTGGAAATTCCGACAAAGTTTAATGTTTCAGCCGATGTCGTTAAAGATGCTATTGCCAAAGAAAAGCCTGACTATGTGTTGAGCATTGGTCAGGCTGGTGGCCGGTTTGAACTCACGCCGGAGCGAGTTGCGATTAACTTGGATGACGGTCGGATTCAAGATAATGCCGGGTATCAGCCACTTAATCACACGATTCATGGCGATGGCGAGAATGCCTACTTTACCCAGTTACCGATTAAGGCCATGGCCAAAGCCATTCGGGAAGCTGGTGTTCCGGCAGCAGTCTCCAACACAGCAGGCACTTACGTCTGCAACCACATTTTTTATCAGGTACAGTATATGCGGGATAAGATGTTTCCCGATATTAAGGCCGGCTTCATGCATATTCCATTTTTGCCGGAACAGGTTGTCACTCGTCCGGAAACACCAGCGTTGTCATTGGATGATGATGTTTTAGGCATCACTGCCGCTATCAAGGCCATCGTCGCCCGTGACGGCAAAGGCGATATCGAAACGATTGAAGGCAAGAATCACTAG
- a CDS encoding 2-hydroxyacid dehydrogenase family protein — MAKVYISAALPKSANAALQKAGVDFEAYTGSGLITESDLQTHLAHTEVLITALSTPVTAATLAKAPHLKLIANYGAGFNNIDVTAAKAQGVLVTNTPKVSTTSTAEVTVALILAVLHRVTEGDRLMRGAGFAGWAPTFFLGHELAGKTVGIIGMGQIGQAVAKRVHAFDAKILYTQRHQLTSATEQTLGATFTDQATLLRESDIVTLHLPLVPATHHLLDAQAMATMKPTAYLINAARGPLIDETALLQQLQAHKLAGAALDVYEAEPHVSSGLKALDNVVLTPHIGNATVEARDAMAKIVTDNTLAILAGKQPEYIVNA, encoded by the coding sequence ATGGCAAAAGTTTATATTTCTGCGGCATTGCCGAAATCGGCGAATGCTGCCTTGCAAAAAGCTGGCGTGGATTTTGAAGCATATACCGGCAGTGGTTTAATCACCGAAAGCGACTTGCAAACACACTTGGCTCATACTGAGGTGTTGATCACCGCCTTGTCCACACCAGTGACGGCGGCAACTTTGGCAAAGGCCCCACATCTGAAACTGATCGCTAATTATGGTGCCGGTTTCAACAACATTGATGTCACTGCAGCCAAGGCCCAAGGTGTGCTTGTAACCAATACGCCAAAAGTATCGACCACTTCGACTGCCGAAGTCACGGTGGCCTTAATTCTGGCGGTCTTACACCGGGTCACGGAAGGTGATCGGCTAATGCGCGGCGCTGGTTTTGCCGGCTGGGCACCCACCTTTTTCCTTGGTCACGAACTGGCTGGCAAAACCGTTGGGATTATCGGGATGGGCCAAATCGGTCAGGCCGTTGCCAAACGCGTGCATGCTTTTGACGCAAAAATTCTGTATACCCAGCGCCACCAACTGACATCGGCCACAGAGCAAACACTAGGCGCAACCTTCACCGATCAGGCTACCTTGTTACGTGAAAGCGACATCGTGACCTTACATTTGCCGCTAGTACCAGCTACGCATCATTTGCTGGACGCGCAGGCAATGGCCACTATGAAGCCGACTGCCTACCTGATCAATGCAGCTCGCGGCCCGTTAATTGATGAAACCGCCTTGCTTCAGCAATTGCAGGCTCACAAGTTAGCAGGCGCCGCGTTAGATGTCTATGAGGCTGAACCGCATGTCAGTTCAGGTCTCAAGGCGCTTGATAATGTGGTCCTGACGCCGCACATCGGAAACGCCACCGTCGAAGCGCGGGATGCCATGGCCAAAATCGTGACTGACAATACACTAGCCATTCTAGCTGGTAAGCAGCCTGAGTACATCGTCAATGCCTAA
- a CDS encoding Asp23/Gls24 family envelope stress response protein: MDNTKNAGINKELKFDDAVIAKIVGITCNEVEGVYSLEGGMMANMTDLFRKDEDPTKGVDVDLSDDQNVSVSLDATVRYGENAPEIFNKVTMAIVKNVRQMTGLNVTEVKMTVKDMLTKDEIARNEAKNKDADKEKDLQPA, from the coding sequence ATGGACAACACGAAAAACGCTGGCATCAATAAGGAATTGAAATTCGATGACGCTGTCATTGCAAAAATTGTGGGCATCACTTGCAATGAAGTCGAAGGCGTATACTCGCTTGAAGGTGGCATGATGGCAAATATGACCGATCTTTTCCGCAAAGATGAAGATCCGACTAAAGGTGTGGATGTAGACCTGAGCGATGATCAGAATGTTTCTGTGTCACTTGATGCCACCGTTCGATATGGTGAAAATGCACCGGAAATTTTCAACAAAGTTACGATGGCAATCGTCAAGAATGTCCGCCAAATGACCGGACTTAATGTCACTGAGGTGAAGATGACCGTTAAGGATATGCTCACCAAAGACGAAATTGCTCGTAACGAGGCTAAGAACAAAGATGCTGACAAAGAAAAGGATCTTCAGCCAGCATAA
- a CDS encoding GlsB/YeaQ/YmgE family stress response membrane protein, with translation MMHFIWTLIIGAVIGCIGQLIVGRDMPLGWLGNIIGGLVGAWLGTALLGDWGPSLAGMALIPAIIGAIIVVFLVSLLLGTTRRKA, from the coding sequence ATGATGCATTTTATTTGGACACTGATCATCGGTGCGGTGATTGGTTGTATTGGACAGCTGATCGTTGGGCGCGATATGCCACTCGGCTGGCTTGGTAACATTATCGGCGGCTTAGTCGGTGCATGGCTCGGCACGGCACTCCTTGGTGACTGGGGGCCTTCATTGGCCGGAATGGCCTTGATCCCAGCTATTATAGGGGCCATCATCGTCGTCTTCCTTGTTTCCCTGTTGCTGGGAACCACACGGCGCAAGGCATAG
- the amaP gene encoding alkaline shock response membrane anchor protein AmaP, giving the protein MRPITKTMLGIIAVGGLLQSVGFGLLLWPSREFTRFYLQQVVWLRPTMIGLTGLVALVFLIMLLVAIFRRSTAQSLILAGEDGDLTLDKSAIENTVAKAVVAQHFAKSVAVAVSIRKKQVARMRIEAFSGNSKDLKAEAKQIEETARQKLQACLGIPVKHVRVHLLPATKVKAKTARVI; this is encoded by the coding sequence ATGAGACCCATCACAAAAACCATGCTTGGCATCATTGCCGTTGGCGGTTTATTGCAAAGTGTTGGTTTCGGGTTATTGCTTTGGCCAAGCCGTGAGTTTACGCGATTTTATCTGCAACAAGTCGTTTGGCTGCGGCCAACCATGATAGGCCTGACTGGGCTTGTCGCTTTGGTTTTCCTCATCATGCTATTGGTCGCCATTTTCAGGCGGTCAACCGCTCAGTCGCTGATTCTAGCTGGTGAAGATGGTGATCTGACGCTTGATAAAAGTGCGATCGAAAACACCGTGGCCAAAGCGGTTGTTGCGCAACATTTTGCCAAATCGGTGGCGGTAGCTGTTAGCATTCGCAAGAAGCAAGTCGCACGAATGCGGATTGAAGCTTTTTCCGGTAATAGCAAGGATCTGAAGGCAGAGGCCAAGCAAATCGAAGAAACTGCTCGCCAGAAGTTGCAGGCCTGTCTCGGTATTCCTGTGAAGCATGTGCGGGTGCATCTCTTGCCAGCCACAAAGGTCAAAGCGAAAACGGCCCGTGTGATTTAA